A genomic stretch from Myripristis murdjan chromosome 12, fMyrMur1.1, whole genome shotgun sequence includes:
- the LOC115368865 gene encoding ER degradation-enhancing alpha-mannosidase-like protein 3 — MGRRDKKLYWELGNPPGTGMMLKTILITSLLGWARCQESQNMTPEEKTVIRDQIVEMFDHAYGSYMKYAYPADELMPLSCRGRVRGLEPNRGDIDDSLGKFSLTLIDTLDTLVVLNKLDDFEDAVRKTVREVRLDNDVVVSVFETNIRVLGGLLGAHVMADHLRQRGERMQWYEDELLHMAKELGHRLLPAFNTTSGLPYPRVNLRYGVLNPLSRTGTESDTCTACAGTMILEFAALSRLSGEAVFEEHARKALDVLWEKRQRGSDLVGTVINIHNGDWVRRDSGVGAGIDSYYEYLMKAYILLGDNVYLERFNIHYSAIMKYISQPPLLLNVHMHNPTVSVRSWMDSLLAFFPGLQVLRGDLKPAIETHEMLYQVTKQHKFLPEAFTTEFRVHWGQHPLRPEFAESTYYLYKATGDPYYLRVGQSIVEKLNAYARVPCGFAAVQDVRTGTHEDRMDSFFLAEMFKYLYLLFSEKSQLPFDIDDYIFTTEAHLLPVSLSTTQPPCQGNNTEAAPISLEEDLFTYSCPSTQTLFPNNPSFAKTIRDSYKYLTGVGRAFHPLPVREIELPLHDSGMEPVEFLKSMGISLTPLNEAMAGETGSQKEHKGVYRVKLVAEVSQTPEEEEVVPHIVQLISPPFLGRTVLTAGPAKFGMDLTKQEHGVKGSIVKASPYTACGPIDNAAEVKGHIALALRGDCMFAGKARRLQEAGAIGVIFIDHREGSNSEETPLFQMVGDGDSTTDISLPLVFLFSREGAVLTAALEEHHNVDVLLLPKERQLGHDKPEKPLAMNIKFRLAEDGELEEGAARGPTLEFVLEKGEVLVEEEEEEEELRGEQQSQQQYCTKASENESTEPCSAAVLSPLDSSQSPNSNSGPDTNP; from the exons ATGGGAAGAAGAGACAAAAAGCTTTACTGGGAACTGGGCAACCCTCCTGGCACTGGAATGATGTTGAAGACTATACTCATCACCAGTCTTCTGGGCTGGGCGAGGTGTCAGGAGAGCCAGAACATGACACCAGAGGAAAAGACTGTTATCAG gGACCAGATTGTAGAGATGTTTGATCATGCTTACGGCAGTTACATG aaatatgCCTACCCAGCAGATGAGCTGATGCCTCTAAGCTGCAGGGGGAGAGTCCGGGGCCTGGAGCCCAACAGAGGCGACATAGATGACTCCTTGGGCAA GTTTTCACTCACACTGATTGACACTCTTGATACCCTGGTG GTTTTGAACAAGCTTGATGACTTTGAAGATGCAGTGAGGAAGACTGTGAGGGAGGTGCGCCTGGACAATGATGTGGTTGTATCTGTGTTTGAAACCAACATCAGAGTCTTGGG AGGCCTTTTGGGTGCCCATGTGATGGCTGACCACCTCCGTCAGCGTGGAGAGAGGATGCAGTGGTATGAAGATGAGCTCCTACACATGGCCAAGGAGCTGGGCCATCGATTACTGCCTGCCTTTAACACCACAAGTGGCCTTCCTTACCCCAGG GTGAACTTGCGGTATGGAGTCCTGAATCCCCTCTCACGCACAGGCACTGAATCGGACACCTGTACAGCCTGTGCAGGGACCATGATCCTGGAGTTTGCTGCCCTCAGCAGACTATCTGGAGAAGCTGTGTTTGAG GAACATGCAAGGAAGGCCCTGGATGTCCTGtgggagaaaagacagagaggaagcgACTTGGTGGGGACAGTCATCAATATCCACAATGGAGATTGGGTCCGGAGGG ACAGTGGAGTTGGTGCTGGTATCGACTCATACTACGAGTATCTGATGAAGGCTTACATTCTGCTCGGAGACAATGTTTATTTGGAGAGGTTCAACATT CACTACAGTGCCATTATGAAGTACATCAGTCAGCCTCCCCTGCTGCTCaacgtgcacatgcacaaccCCACTGTGAGCGTGCGCAGCTGGATGGACTCTCTCCTTGCCTTCTTTCCTGGCCTGCAG GTTTTGAGAGGAGATCTGAAACCAGCCATTGAGACCCATGAGATGCTCTACCAAGTCACTAAACAGCACAAGTTTCTGCCAGAG GCTTTCACTACAGAGTTTCGAGTACATTGGGGCCAACACCCACTGAGGCCAGAGTTTGCAGAAAGCACCTACTACCTCtataag GCCACAGGCGACCCCTACTACCTCAGGGTGGGACAGTCCATCGTGGAGAAGCTCAATGCCTATGCCAGGGTGCCTTGTGGCTTTGCTGCAGTACAAGATGTACGCACTGGGACACATGAAGACAG gatGGATTCATTCTTCCTGGCAGAGATGTTTAAATACCTATACCTGCTGTTCTCTGAGAAGAGCCAACTGCCCTTTGATATCGATGACTACATCTTCACCACAGAGGCACACCTgctccctgtctccctgtccACCACCCAGCCCCCCTGTCAGGGCAACAACACT GAGGCAGCTCCCATCTCTCTAGAAGAGGACCTGTTCACGTACTCCTGCCCCAGCACCCAGACTTTGTTCCCCAACAACCCTTCCTTTGCCAAAACCATCCGGGACAGCTACAAGTACCTCACTGGGGTTGGACGAGCCTTTCACCCATTgcctgtcag GGAAATTGAACTGCCACTCCATGACAGTGGCATGGAGCCAGTGGAGTTCTTGAAAAGCATGGGCATTTCTCTCACCCCACTAAATGAGGCCATGGCtggagaaacaggaagtcagaag GAACATAAAGGAGTGTACCGGGTAAAACTTGTGGCAGAGGTAAGCCAAAcgccagaggaggaagaggtggtgCCACACATTGTTCAGCTCATATCTCCCCCATTTCTGGGTAGGACAGTCCTCACTGCTGGACCTGCCAAGTTTGGAATGGACCTTACCAAGCAGGAGCATGGG GTGAAGGGCAGCATAGTGAAGGCATCTCCCTACACAGCATGTGGGCCCATAGATAATGCAGCTGAGGTTAAAGGCCATATCGCCCTGGCACTGCGTGGTGACTGTATGTTCGCTGGCAAGGCTCGTAGGCTACAGGAAGCTGGAGCCATTGGAGTCATCTTCATAG ACCACCGCGAGGGGAGCAACAGTGAAGAGACGCCGCTGTTTCAGATGGTTGGAGACGGCGACTCCACCACAGACATCAGCCTGCCTTTGGTTTTCCTTTTCAGCCGTGAGGGTGCTGTGCTCACAGCTGCTCTGGAGGAACATCACAATGtagatgtgctgctgctgcccaagGAGAGGCAGCTGGGACATG ATAAGCCAGAGAAACCTCTTGCGATGAATATCAAGTTCCGTTTAGCAGAGGACGGGGAGCTGGAGGAAGGGGCAGCTCGAGGGCCCACGCTGGAGTTTGTCCTGGAGAAAGGAGAGGTGCTcgttgaggaagaggaagaggaagaagagctcagaggagagcagcagtcACAGCAGCAGTACTGCACGAAGGCATCAGAGAATGAGAGCACTGAGCCATGCTCAGCAGCTGTGCTTTCTCCCCTAGATTCATCTCAGAGCCCCAACTCTAACAGTGGACCAGACACAAATCCTTGA